One segment of ANME-2 cluster archaeon DNA contains the following:
- a CDS encoding HEPN domain-containing protein produces the protein MKQNKLMELTPDKWGLLVYLNEHDAVDLTMIKRFMNDIAESRLVLAENNLFVAEKLLETGLSNRTVIHKSYYSMYHAARSAVYLQMQIDVTRHRSLVDKFKKLLARNFGDETLAKQMNKWRSMRIKCDYDPGVEVAEDMCGYAISDAVRIVDTCKSLVEGF, from the coding sequence ATGAAGCAAAATAAGTTGATGGAACTGACTCCTGATAAATGGGGGCTGCTCGTTTATCTGAACGAGCATGATGCAGTGGATTTAACCATGATAAAACGATTTATGAATGATATAGCGGAGTCCAGATTGGTGCTTGCAGAGAATAACCTCTTTGTGGCGGAAAAATTGCTAGAAACTGGTTTAAGCAACCGAACCGTGATTCACAAGTCGTATTATTCGATGTATCATGCTGCAAGGTCTGCGGTGTATCTGCAGATGCAGATTGATGTCACGAGGCATAGATCACTGGTGGATAAGTTCAAGAAACTGCTTGCAAGGAACTTTGGAGATGAAACGCTTGCCAAGCAGATGAATAAATGGAGATCGATGCGTATAAAGTGTGATTACGATCCGGGCGTAGAAGTTGCGGAAGATATGTGTGGATATGCGATATCAGACGCTGTCAGGATCGTTGATACCTGTAAAAGTCTTGTGGAGGGATTTTAG